One region of Asterias rubens chromosome 5, eAstRub1.3, whole genome shotgun sequence genomic DNA includes:
- the LOC117290599 gene encoding UPF0454 protein C12orf49 homolog, whose product MFPARFLRRRWVLAVIFFFSLGYFINSTFNQADPIGVISDRFEDLPHTTLQLQLRSRVEVIDKNNSSSCLNSKQGHTLVVDNRGFVCPRKAVLVNNCCDPESESSVLYSCSSCRDDTNCCSIYEDCVSCCMHPEKESLLQGVLGKASNTLKLLLKGVRNHYELCLAKCRTSSESVQHENTYRDPIAKHCYGQSPPKLQPPG is encoded by the exons ATGTTTCCGGCAAGATTTTTGCGTCGACGTTGGGTGTTGGCGGTGATATTCTTTTTTTCCTTGGGCTACTTTATAAATAGTACATTTAATCAG GCCGATCCAATTGGTGTGATCAGTGACAGATTTGAAGACCTCCCACACACAACCCTGCAGCTTCAACTGAGGTCACGTGTTGAGGTTATTGACAAAAACAACTCGTCGTCCTGTCTTAATTCAAAACAAGGACACACCTTAGTTGTTGACAATAGAG GTTTTGTGTGTCCGAGGAAAGCCGTTCTGGTCAACAACTGCTGCGACCCTGAGTCAGAGTCTTCAGTGCTTTATTCTTGCAGCTCCTGTCGAGACGACACTAACTGCTGTTCCATTTATGAGGACTGTGTGTCATGCTGTATGCACCCTGAGAAG GAGTCTTTACTACAAGGTGTTCTAGGGAAGGCCAGCAACACCTTGAAGCTGTTGTTAAAGGGTGTGAGGAATCACTACGAGCTTTGCCTTGCCAAGTGCCGTACTTCCTCTGAG AGTGTACAACACGAAAACACATACAGGGATCCAATTGCAAAACACTGCTACGGACAGAGCCCTCCTAAACTTCAGCCACCTGGATAA